Proteins co-encoded in one Metabacillus sp. KUDC1714 genomic window:
- a CDS encoding methionine biosynthesis PLP-dependent protein, which translates to MSQRIETKLAQIGNRSENVTGTVNPPVYFSTAYRHAGIGESTGFDYIRTGNPTRLLVEKAIADLEHGDRGFAFSSGMAAIQTIMALFQSGDELIVSSDLYGGTYRLFEREWKKYGLSFQYDDFTNPAETEKLISEKTKAIFIETPTNPLMQEADIKELATLAKKHNLLVIVDNTFYTPVIQTPILDGADIVIHSATKYLGGHNDVLAGLVVTKGEQLSDEFFQHQNAIGAVLSPFDSWLLMRGMKTLSLRMRQHEQNAQAVSQFLEEHPDVLDVLYPGKGGMLSFRLQDETLVNPFLKSLKTITFAESLGGIESFITYPATQTHMDIPLEIRMANGVCNRLLRFSVGVEHAEDIIEDLAQSFKQMKGAEAIEQS; encoded by the coding sequence ATGAGTCAACGAATTGAAACGAAGTTAGCGCAAATTGGAAATCGAAGTGAAAATGTTACAGGTACGGTAAATCCGCCAGTCTATTTTTCGACAGCTTATCGACATGCTGGAATCGGAGAATCAACTGGCTTTGATTATATTCGAACAGGAAATCCTACAAGACTATTAGTTGAAAAGGCCATTGCCGATTTAGAACATGGTGATCGTGGATTTGCATTCAGTTCAGGGATGGCTGCTATTCAAACGATTATGGCATTATTCCAAAGTGGTGATGAACTTATCGTATCATCTGACCTCTATGGTGGAACTTATCGTTTATTTGAAAGAGAATGGAAAAAGTACGGTTTATCATTTCAATATGATGATTTCACAAACCCAGCAGAAACAGAAAAATTAATATCTGAAAAAACAAAGGCGATATTTATCGAGACACCGACAAATCCATTAATGCAGGAAGCTGATATTAAAGAGCTTGCGACGTTAGCTAAGAAACATAATTTATTAGTGATTGTTGATAACACATTTTATACACCTGTTATTCAAACACCAATCCTTGATGGAGCTGACATTGTGATCCATAGTGCAACAAAATATTTAGGTGGACACAATGATGTGCTTGCGGGTCTAGTTGTTACAAAGGGTGAGCAATTAAGCGATGAGTTTTTCCAACATCAAAATGCGATCGGCGCGGTTTTATCACCGTTTGATTCCTGGCTCTTAATGAGAGGAATGAAGACATTATCACTTCGCATGAGACAGCATGAGCAAAACGCTCAAGCCGTTTCACAATTTTTAGAAGAACATCCAGATGTTCTCGATGTTTTATATCCAGGAAAAGGTGGAATGCTGTCATTCCGTTTGCAGGATGAAACATTGGTGAATCCATTTCTAAAAAGTCTTAAGACGATTACCTTTGCGGAAAGCTTAGGTGGAATCGAAAGCTTTATTACCTATCCTGCAACCCAAACACATATGGACATTCCATTGGAAATTAGAATGGCAAATGGTGTGTGTAATAGACTACTGCGTTTCTCAGTAGGTGTAGAACATGCTGAGGATATTATCGAAGATTTAGCTCAGAGCTTTAAACAAATGAAGGGGGCTGAAGCAATTGAGCAATCATGA
- a CDS encoding TAXI family TRAP transporter solute-binding subunit, giving the protein MKKIRSSFLFVMMLILTMIIAACGNAGNEDVAGDEGGNSSGEKQNLSLLTGGTGGTYYPLGGQIGKIISDNTDANITPQTSGASAENMETLRAGEAEIAFSQTDIAAYAIEGKEMFEGDPIDNIQAIGSIYPETVQLVTTEKSGIKSVEDLKGKSVSVGAPGSGAYINAMQILEIYGLTKEDIKAQNLSFDESTDGIQSGNIDAAFVTAGTPTGAVEALSAQNDVVIIPIADDKIDALIKQYPHYSKDKVATGTYNIEADVNTVAVKAMLVVTNDLKEDLVYEMTKALYENTDKITHAKGEFITPETALEGLGDMELHPGAAKYFEEKGITQ; this is encoded by the coding sequence ATGAAGAAAATTCGTAGTAGCTTTTTATTTGTAATGATGTTAATACTTACGATGATTATTGCTGCATGTGGGAATGCTGGTAATGAAGATGTTGCTGGTGATGAAGGTGGAAATAGCAGCGGTGAAAAGCAAAACTTAAGTCTTCTAACTGGGGGAACAGGAGGTACATATTATCCACTTGGTGGACAAATTGGAAAAATTATCTCTGATAACACAGACGCGAATATTACACCGCAAACATCAGGTGCTTCTGCTGAAAACATGGAAACTCTAAGAGCAGGAGAGGCGGAGATTGCCTTTTCACAAACTGATATCGCAGCATATGCAATTGAAGGAAAAGAGATGTTCGAAGGTGACCCAATTGACAATATTCAAGCAATCGGTTCTATTTATCCAGAAACGGTACAGCTTGTAACTACAGAGAAAAGCGGAATTAAATCTGTTGAAGACCTAAAAGGAAAATCAGTTTCAGTAGGTGCTCCTGGATCAGGAGCATATATAAATGCCATGCAAATTCTAGAAATTTATGGTTTAACCAAAGAAGATATTAAAGCACAAAATCTTTCATTTGACGAGTCTACAGATGGAATCCAATCAGGTAATATTGATGCAGCATTTGTTACTGCAGGAACACCAACTGGTGCAGTCGAAGCGTTATCCGCACAAAATGATGTTGTGATTATTCCAATAGCTGATGATAAAATCGATGCGCTAATTAAGCAATATCCACATTATTCGAAGGATAAAGTTGCTACTGGAACGTACAATATTGAGGCTGATGTTAATACTGTAGCCGTAAAAGCAATGCTCGTTGTCACAAATGACCTTAAAGAAGATCTAGTGTATGAGATGACAAAAGCTTTATATGAGAACACTGACAAAATTACTCATGCAAAAGGTGAGTTCATTACCCCTGAAACGGCACTAGAAGGTTTAGGTGATATGGAGTTGCATCCTGGTGCAGCAAAGTATTTTGAAGAAAAAGGAATTACACAATAA
- a CDS encoding GNAT family N-acetyltransferase translates to MLEIRQINPEDTYLIRHKVLRPNQSIEACKYENDHQKDSFHLGAFFRETLISIASFHKEKHPCFDEELQFRLRGMATLQDHRKLKAGSSILLHGEELLKEKNVEIWWCNARISVSDYYKKLGLHEFGEVFTIEPIGPHKLMYKKI, encoded by the coding sequence ATGTTAGAAATTAGACAAATTAACCCAGAAGATACATATCTAATAAGACATAAAGTTTTACGTCCAAATCAATCGATTGAAGCTTGCAAATATGAGAATGATCATCAAAAAGACTCATTTCACTTAGGAGCATTTTTTAGAGAGACGTTAATTAGTATCGCCTCTTTTCACAAAGAAAAGCATCCATGTTTTGATGAAGAACTTCAATTTCGCCTTAGAGGAATGGCCACACTACAAGATCACCGCAAACTAAAAGCAGGTAGTTCTATCCTATTACATGGTGAAGAATTACTAAAGGAAAAGAATGTTGAAATATGGTGGTGTAATGCGCGGATTTCAGTGAGTGATTATTATAAAAAATTGGGTCTACATGAATTTGGTGAAGTGTTTACGATCGAACCGATCGGCCCACACAAATTAATGTATAAAAAAATTTAG
- a CDS encoding DUF1850 domain-containing protein, with translation MKKRKTIVVLLCFPLLLFIIFLLFFPYKQVIAFTYEDQEKLLAYLSLEKVKTFQIKYTHSIHLSDVLESYRLSDNQINQTELAYEDFAVGMPSNAEGDEVFEEIDGTYYIKNMSRSFPFIDLRIGQVRANHRLIYQNKTYSLSNYIKPGTWVRISQKKITIWQQLKGVNING, from the coding sequence ATGAAGAAAAGGAAGACTATTGTTGTATTACTGTGTTTTCCTCTACTACTTTTCATCATTTTTCTTCTTTTTTTTCCTTATAAACAAGTAATTGCCTTCACATACGAAGATCAAGAGAAATTACTTGCGTATTTGTCGTTAGAAAAGGTGAAAACCTTTCAAATAAAGTATACACACTCCATTCATCTCTCAGATGTGCTTGAATCGTATCGTTTATCCGACAATCAAATCAACCAAACAGAGCTTGCATACGAGGACTTTGCTGTCGGGATGCCTTCTAATGCTGAAGGTGACGAGGTATTTGAGGAAATTGATGGTACATACTATATAAAAAATATGAGTCGTTCATTCCCTTTTATTGATTTGAGAATTGGACAAGTGAGAGCGAATCATCGATTAATCTATCAGAATAAGACATATTCATTATCTAATTATATTAAACCTGGAACATGGGTCAGAATATCGCAGAAAAAAATTACGATATGGCAACAATTGAAAGGAGTGAATATTAATGGCTGA
- the metC gene encoding cystathionine beta-lyase: MSNHDWSFQTKLLHNESKVDRGTGAVSVPIHHSSTFHQFDIDEFGKYDYARSGNPTREALEQAIAELEGGTKGLAFSSGMAAISTAFLLLSQGDHVLVTEDVYGGTFRIITDVLTRFGIEHTFVDMTDLHQVASKIRPNTKVIYMETPSNPLLKVTDIRGIVNLAKANNCLTFLDNTFLTPELQRPLELGVDIVLHSATKFLAGHSDVLAGLAVVRDTELGDRLYKLQNAFGAVLGVQDAWLVLRGLKTLHVRLKQSSESALKIAEFLSEHPKVVEVYYPGLSFHPGHETQRYQADGAGAVLSFKLADGEAVKTLVQQVKLPVFAVSLGAVESILSYPAKMSHAAMPPEEREKRGISDGLLRLSVGLENVNDLIKDFSEALEKLPQVNKKESVR; encoded by the coding sequence TTGAGCAATCATGATTGGTCGTTTCAAACAAAACTTTTGCATAATGAGTCAAAGGTAGATAGAGGTACAGGAGCAGTTAGTGTTCCAATTCACCATTCATCAACTTTCCATCAATTTGATATAGATGAATTTGGGAAATATGATTATGCGCGTTCTGGTAACCCTACAAGAGAAGCGTTGGAGCAAGCGATCGCAGAATTAGAGGGTGGAACAAAAGGCTTGGCATTTTCTTCAGGAATGGCTGCTATTTCAACAGCATTCCTGCTTCTTTCCCAAGGTGATCATGTCCTTGTGACTGAGGACGTATATGGTGGAACCTTTCGAATCATAACAGATGTTCTAACTAGATTCGGGATTGAGCACACTTTTGTTGATATGACAGATCTTCATCAAGTAGCATCAAAGATTCGTCCGAATACTAAAGTAATCTACATGGAAACACCTTCAAATCCGTTGTTGAAAGTTACAGACATTCGAGGAATTGTGAACCTTGCGAAGGCAAATAACTGTCTAACGTTTTTAGATAATACATTTTTGACACCAGAGCTACAAAGACCTTTAGAGTTAGGTGTAGATATTGTGTTACACAGTGCGACAAAGTTTTTAGCAGGTCATAGTGATGTCCTTGCAGGTCTTGCTGTTGTGAGGGATACTGAATTAGGTGATCGCCTATACAAACTGCAAAATGCATTTGGAGCAGTACTAGGTGTTCAAGATGCTTGGCTTGTGTTAAGAGGATTAAAAACATTACATGTTCGTTTGAAGCAATCCTCTGAATCAGCTCTGAAAATTGCTGAGTTTCTAAGTGAACATCCTAAGGTTGTAGAAGTCTATTATCCTGGATTAAGCTTTCATCCAGGACATGAAACTCAACGATACCAAGCAGATGGAGCAGGTGCCGTTCTTTCATTCAAGCTTGCTGATGGTGAAGCAGTGAAGACGCTTGTTCAACAAGTTAAACTGCCGGTTTTTGCAGTAAGTTTAGGTGCGGTTGAATCAATTTTATCCTACCCTGCAAAAATGTCACATGCAGCAATGCCTCCAGAGGAACGTGAAAAACGAGGAATTTCAGATGGATTACTTAGATTAAGTGTCGGCTTAGAAAATGTTAATGACCTAATTAAAGATTTTTCTGAAGCATTAGAGAAGCTACCACAAGTTAATAAGAAAGAAAGTGTTCGTTAG